ATGTCCCTCTTTTGCTCCCTAGGTCATCAAGAAACTCCCAGTTTATTTGACTCCGCAAAAACCCGCTGTATCTTTTAGACGGGATGCAACCGATGAACCGCGCGCTCCTAAATCCAACTTGGCGAATACTATTCAATCTATTAGTCTTGCTGGTTTGCTTCCCGATTCACTGCGCCCGGGATCCTGAAGGTCCAGTTGGCCACGAGGCCACTTCTTCCAATGGACCAATCATGGATACGACTCTGGGGTGGCGTGTTACAGATGCTGAGATCACTCAAACACAGATAATTCTCACAGGCATGGCCAAGGCATCAGAGAGTCGCACAGTGTTCTTTGAGCAATCGAGGCCCTGGTACGTGGAGTCAAATTACGAACTCGCGCGTGTTTGGCTTCGGTCTTCTTGCTATCGGCCAAAGCCAACCGTATCTCCGGCAGAGATGCGTGTTCTCGAAATCAGCTCTTCTCCTGAGGGATCGGCCCGACTCCTAACTGAAGAAGACCTAACGCGTACTATGGTTCCGGGAGGACTTCAACCTGTCTCGCGAAGCGTGTTTTTCGATTCGGGGGACATTCTACCTTTCCAAGCAATCTCCCTTGCTCAACCTGCGGCAGCAAGACTTCCCCAAAGAAGGCCTCGCCATTCACGTCTCACGATGAATCGTACGCTCCGTCAACCACCCCCAGGGGCGCGGGCGCGGAGCAAGTATCAATGAATAGAGACCGAACCAAACCCGCCCGGAGATGGAATTCTCAATGCCCGCGCGATCCAAAAGCCAAACGACTCAACCCCCTACCCCCTCTTGTGTCACCTTCCTGACTCGTTTTTCAAGGACTTACAAACGAACTTTCCCGAAACTTTCCACGCCCGTTCGGGCATGCACCGGTCTTGTTTCACCTTGCGAGTTTTCACCAAAAACCGCCCATTTCGCGAACCGCCCCAACCCAAGCCCGCCACAAGCGTTGGCACAATTTCCGAATGCTGTGTGTCACTTTATGTCACCTTCAACTCTTCGCACCGCCGCGACAATTATCAGTCCAAATAAACGCCGGCACGCCTTCACAAATGCATTGCCGCACATCAAGCCCCGCAACGTGCACCTGCTTGTACCAACAAGCGAATCCCCCCCGATCGAGCCCCGGCAGGGGCGCCGGGTTGTAGCCACTGGTGGAGCAAGGCGCAGCGAAGCAAGCCGAGCGCAACCAGTGGTCAGCATCTCAGTAAAAACCCCACCCCGGCAGGGGTGGAGGAGTCACTCGAATGCGCGCAAAAAACCACTAAAATCGCGAGTCGCCCCAACACAAGCCCGTCACAAGAGTTGCAAGCGAGAAAATCCGGCTGTGTCACCTTATGTCACCTTGGATTTGATGCCGCCAATCGCCCGAAATCGCAGGTCGGAGCAGTCGATGGTCGCCGCGAATTGTGTGAATTTCGACGTTTCGACGTTTCGACGTTTCCCCGCCGCCCTCAAAAGGCCGCGATCTCCTCGTCAGGCAGCCCCAGCAACCGCAGGAATTCCTGCATATCCGCCGCAAGCGGCGCGTGAAGCGTCAACGGCTTCTGATGAATCGGATGCGTCACCGTCAGCCGCGACGCATGAAGAAGCTGCCGGCGAAAATAAGGCTCGACCCCGTCCTCCGGCCTGCCGCTCACCTGGTGCCGCGAAACGTGCCGCCCGCCGTAAAACGGGTCGCCGACGATCGGGTGCCCGATATGCGACATGTGGATGCGAAGCTGATGCGTCCGTCCGGTCTTGGGGTAAAGCTCAACGACGCTGTAGCCGCGAATACGATTCAGGACGCGATAGCGCGTGACCGCATTCTTGGCCAGCTTCTTCGCGAACTTGGCGCCGAGCCGCTCGGCGAAACCGGTGGCGACGTAGCGATCGTGAACCGTCGGATGCTGCCCAATGGGCACGTCGATGATATCCTCGTCAAACTCCGGCGCGCCGTGGACGAATGCCAGGTACACCTTCTCCGTCTTCCGCTCTTCAAATTGCAGCGAAAGCCGCCAATGCGCCTCGTCGGTCTTGGCGACGATCATGATGCCCGTCGTGTTCTTGTCGAGGCGATGAACGATGCCCGGCCGAAAGGGGTCGTCGGTCTTGGCCAGCGCCTGACAATAAAAGGCAAGGCCGTTGGCGATGGTCCCACTCTGCGTGCGCGTGGCCGGATGCACGATGATCCCCGCCTGCTTGTTGATCGCCAGCAGGTAGTCATCTTCATAAACGATATCGAGCGGAATCTCCTCCGGAACCACGTCATAGACCGGCGGCGGCGGGAAGGCGATCTCGATCACGTCACCGTCTTCAACCTCGTAGCTCTTCTTGGTCGGCTTGCCGTTGAGCGTGATGTCGCCCTGCTTGATGAGCTTTTGCAGCGTCGTGCGCGAAACCCGTGGAAACCGGGCCATGAGATATTTGTCCAGCCGCCGGCCCGGCAGCTTCCGGCGGATATGAATGACGGCGCGCCGCGCCGCCTCATCCGCGTCGGAGCACTCCAACTGAACGAGCGGTTCATCGGCATCATCGACGGCAACCGGCGCACGGCCCGAAGGCGCAGCCTCGCCGGCATCTTCCAGACCGAATACCTCGGCCAGATCGCCCTCCTCGGGAGACTCGTCGTCAGACAATGGGGGTTTGTTTGCGGCGCTCATCATCGAATGGGCATGTTAATCGCTCAAAGGAGATTCCGCACGATCACCCGTCGCCGCACAAAGGGCAGAGTGACGAATGATCGCTGAATACGTGCAGGTGGTGACGAGGATCGCAATGCTACGTAGAGCTCTCGCGCTTCTCGCGATCCGTCTCTTTCGGCCGCTTCACCCAGATCTCGTCGTCCGGCTTCAGCCCGGAGACGATCTCGGTGTAGGTGCCGTCGGTGACGCCGATCTTGACCGGCCGCTTCTCTTCACCCCAGCGACCGCTGCTCTTCTTGATGGGTATGTAAACAAAGCAGTCGCGCCCCTCACTGAACAACGCATCATTCTTCACCAAGACGACATCCTGCAACTTCTCGGTCGTGAAGGACAAGTCAGCCTGAAGCCCGATGAGTTTCTTAAGGTCCTCACCAACAAGGCGGACTCGAACATTAAACGCCAGCGCATTATTCACCCGCTGCGGCTCCGGCAGGATGCGCTCGATCACGCCCTGATACGTCTCGGCCCGATAGGCCTCGACCGTCACTTCGACCCCCTTGCCCTCCATTTCCTTAAGGCGTTCCCCGGCACGGCGGGAATACTCTTCGTCGCTGAGCATCGTCGAAGTACCGGGTCGGGCATAGTCCGGAGCGATCTTGCGAATCGCGCCGATGTCGGCCTCATCCACCTGCGCCATGACATAAACGGAACTGACATCGGCCAGGGTCATGATCGGCGTCCCGCCGGTAAAGCCCGACGTACCGCTCTGAATCATCTCGCCCTGCTGAACCACAATGTTGTAGACCATGCCGTCGTTGCGTGCGCGGACCGTCGTCTCGTCGAGCCGCAGCTTGGCCTCGTCAACCAGTTTCTGCGCGCTCGTGGCCGAAGCCTCTGCCTGAATCACATCCTGCTCGGCGCTGTGCAAAACGATTCGCTCGTTGTTCCTGGCCCGCTCCAGGTCCGCCTCAGCGAGCTGCTTGGCGGCCTTCGCGGCGAGGTAGGTCGCCTTGGTCGTGACACCCTCGACATCGCCGGCGACATCGGACTCAAGGTATTGCCGCATCTTGTTCCACTTGAATTCGGCGTCCTCAAACCGGGACGCCGCATCCAGCAGCCGTGACTCGGCTTGAGCCGTCTGAAGCGGAAGATCCAGTTGCTGGTTCTCCAGCGCGATCTTTGTTTTCTCAAAAACCGACTGGGCCCGGTCCAGATCCGCCTGACTGGATTCCAGCCTGCGCTTTTCATCAACCGGGTCCAGCTCGACGAGGACTTGGCCGGCCTCGACCATCTGACCTTCCACGACGTGAATCTTGGAGACCTGCCCGCTGGCCTTGCTCTTGATGGTGACGAAGCGGTTCGCCTGTACCGTGCCGGTTGCTGTCACGGGAATGATGAGATTGCCGAGCTTGGCCTGGTCCTTCTCGCCATCCAGCCATGCGTTGCTGATGCTCGCCCGCGACAGGGCGTAAAACCCCAGACAAATGAGAACGACGACTCCGCCGCCGATGATCAGTTTTCGACTCATATGGGTGTCTCCAGAGCTATCGAGCCCGACAATGCGCCGGTCGTGGTGCGACAGCCGGCGTCGATCCTAATCGTATTTCGGCGATCACGCTTCATGCGGAATACCGCATCGCCGCCGATTCCCCATATCAGGCAAACGCGGCTTCCGGTGAATGTCTTCGCGTTGGTTCACCGCCATCGGCAATTGACACCGTGGCTGGCTACGAGGCGGGTAAATCGCAATTAAATCCTAGGGCTTGTAAGGGCGGAATTCCATATTAAACACGCGAGCGACGGCTTCATTCGTCACCTGGCCGCGATAGACATCCACGCCCTCCGCCAGGCCCGCATCGGCCGCCGTTGCCTTCTTATAACCCATGTTCGCCAGCCGCAGGACATAAGGCATCGTCGCATTCGTCAGGCCAAACGTGCTGGTACGTCCCACCGCCCCCGGCATGTTGGCCACGCCATAGTGAACAACGCCGTCCACGATATACGTCGGATCGGCGTGCGTCGTCGGGCGAATCGTCTCGCAGCAGCCACCCTGATCGACGCCGACGTCGACGATCACCGCGCCCTGCTTCATCGTCGATAGATAAGACCGGGTAATAAGCGTCGGACAAAGCGCCCCGGGGATCAGCACGGCGCCAATGACGAGATCGGCGAGGATCAGATGCTCGCGGATCATCGCGTCGCTGCTGAAGACAAGCTGCACGTTCGCGGCCATGACATCCGAGAGATATCGCAACCGTTCAAGGTTCACGTCCATGAGGATGACGTGAGCTCCCAACCCTGCGGCGACCTTCGCGGCATTCATCCCGACAATGCCCGCGCCGAGAATCAGTACCGTGGCAGGCTGCACACCGGGGATGCCTCCCAGCAGAATGCCGCGGCCCATCATCGGCCGTTCAAGGTACTTCGCGCCTTCCTGCACGCTCATCTTGCCGGCGACCTCGCTCATCGGAGTCAAGAGCGGCAGACGTCGTTCACGATCGCGCACGGTCTCATAGGCAATGGCTACGCACCCGCTTTTAAGGACGCCCTCGGTCAGCTTGCGGTCGGCGGCAAAGTGAAAATATGTGAAGCAAACCTGCTCTTCGCGAAGCATCGCGCACTCGGAAGGCTGCGGCTCCTTGACCTTGACGATCAATTCTGACTTGGCGAAGACCTCCTGGGCCGTATCGACGACCGTGGCCCCGACCGCCTCATATTCCGAGTCGGTGAAACCTGAGCCGTGACCGGCGTCCTTCTCAATGAGGACCTTGTGGCCGGCGCGAACCAGGTCAGCCGCCCCGCCGGGAACGATGCCGACGCGGTACTCATCCGATTTGATCTCTTTGACACAGCCGACAATCATCCTGGAGGCTCCTGGGGGGACACGAATCGTGGCGGACACACTTTCAGCCGGCGTGTGAGTTCCGCCTGTTCAAGCGGCAACGCCTCTGAGAATCGCGGCCATGCTATTCAAAGGGCCGACTCTCGGCAACGCGACCGACCGCGGCCGCATCTTCGGGCCACCTGGAATACCCGGTCCCGGTGTGCCTTCCGAATCCTAATTCTGCTCGCTAACGAGACTTGGAAACCATTTGGCGGGTTACGTCCGACAATGACCGGGCAACCTGACACAGACCGGCCCATTCTCCCCATAACCTCCAAATGATGCAAAAATGCAACATTTGGCTTGATCGAAGTTCCGACCTACCGATACTGTTAAGGCCCGCAGCGGCACCGTGAACGAGTAATTTCACAGGGGCCAAGCGGCCTGATCACGATTTCTTGAAATAGGCAGGGGTCCATCGGCGCAATGACGACCACGTCGACGAAGTCCATTCACCAAGCTCCGTCAGCGGCCGGCTCGCTGGGCGACCTGCTCGGGTCAGTCATCGAATCGCTGCCGATGGCCATGGTCCTCTTCGACAGGCGTCTGCAGGTCACCCTTGCCAACCGGTCCGCGCAGGACCTCCTCCACGGGGAGCAAGACCTGGGCGTCGCATTGTCGCGTCTGGGCGTCGAAGGGCGCTTCGAGGACTGGACCACCGAATTGCGGCAGGTCATGACGACTCAATTGCCGCGGCGATTGGATGTCTCCATCAAGAATGCGGACCGCGCCGGCGAGACTTTTCTCAATGTGATGGTCAGCCCGCTTCGCCTGAACGGGGAGGAATCCGCATCCGGCGGACTTTTGCTCGCCGAAGATGTGTCCTCTCATATCAGCATGGAGCGACGTCTCGCCGTCTCCGAGCGGCTTGCAGCCGTCGGCAAACTGGCTGCGCGCGTGGCGCACGAACTGAACAACCCGCTCGATGGAATCCTGCGGTTTACGAATCTCGCGCTGCGTCGGGCGACCGAGTTGGGCGATTCGAAGATCGTCGAGTACCTTGAGTCGGCCAGAAGCGCGGTTCATCGACTCGCCGAGATTGGCGGCGACCTGCTGGAGTTCTCGCGCGCCACGCCGAGCACCTTCGAGCAGGCGACGATCAATAAGCTCGTCGAAGACGCCCTGTCGGCCATGGAGGGACGGGCCCAGGAAGCCAAGATCACCCTGGTGTGCAACTTCCACGAATCGGACATGCCCGTCGTGCGTGGTAGCAATCTCTTTCAGATATTCTGCAACCTTATCAAGAACTCGATCGACGCCATGCCGGACGGCGGGACCCTGACCGTGACCACCAGAATTGCCGAACCGGATGTCATCGTGACCGTTTCCGACACGGGCATCGGGCTGCCTGCGGATGTCGATCGCATCTTCGAGCCATTTTTCACCACGAAGCCCATCGGCAGCGGAACCGGCCTGGGCTTGGCGGTGTCGAAAGAATTGATCGAGAAGTATTCAGGTTCCATCACGGCGTCGCGCAACGAGCCGAAAGGCACGGTGATGACGGTTCGAATCCCGATTCGCAATTGCGAGGCCACGCCGCTCCACAAACAGGCGGGCCATCAAGGGGATTCACAGATATCGGATTCGACGAAACCGGGAAACAATTCCCGCTAATGGGGAGGTGCATGTAATGTCGGTAAAACAAACCGTCCATCAGCCCGCCGACGCCGCATCGCGCCGCGGCGCACCGAGCGTCGAGAAGGGCCGCATTCTCATCGTGGATGATGACCGCATTGTCGTTGATTCGCTGAGCGAGTTCCTGCGCCTTGAGGGCTACGACGTGACCGGCGCTCCCGGCGTCGCGCAGGCGATCGAGGCCATCGAGCAGGAACCGTTCAATCTCGTCATCACCGACGTGAACATGCCGCAGTCCGACGGCTTCGAACTCCTTCGCACGCTTCACGACCGATGGCCCGACATCGTCACCATCGTCGTCACCGGCTACGGCACCATCGAGTCCGCCGTCGAGGCGATCAAGATGGGCGCTTACGACTATCTCACCAAACCCCTGTCGGACGACGAGATTCGTCTTGTCGTCCAGCGCGCCGTCGCCCAACAGTCGCTGCTCAAGGAAAATCGCTCACTCCGGCAGCAGCTCGATCTGCGCTACTCGCTCGATAGCGTCGTCGGCCACGACTACAAGATGCTCAAGATCTTCGACCTCGTCCAGACGGTCGCCGACAGCAAGTCGACGGTGCTGATCTCCGGTGAGTCAGGAACCGGTAAGAGCCTCGTCGCCCGGGCGATTCACCAGCGTTCCGATCGTCGCAATAAGCCGTTCATTGAGGTGTCGTGCGGCGCCATTCCCGAAGGCCTGCTCGAGTCGGAGCTGTTCGGCCACGTCAAAGGCAGCTTCACCGGGGCCGTTGCAAATAAGGAAGGCAAGTTCAAGGCGGCCGAGGGCGGGACCATCTTCCTCGACGAGATCAATTCGGCGTCGCCTGCGTTTCAGGTGAAGCTGCTGCGCGTCTTGCAGGAGCGGCGGTATGAGCCGGTCGGCTCGAATGCCACGGTCAATGCCGATGTGCGCGTGATCCTCGCGTCCAACGTCGATCTCAAGCGCGAAGTCGAGGCCGGGCGGTTTCGGCAGGACCTGTACTATCGCGTCAACGTCGTAACGCTCGCCATGCCGCCGCTCGTTGAGCGACTCGGCGATATTCCGCTCTTGGCGGAAACGTTCCTCAAGAAGTATTGCGACGAGAACAAAAAGCAGATCGTCGGCCTGACGGCGGAGGCCATCAATCTCCTCCAACGCTACCACTGGCCGGGCAACGTGCGCGAACTGGAAAATGCGATTGAACGGGCCGTCGTACTCTGCAAGAGTCGGCACATCGCGCCGGAAGACCTGCCCGCGTCGGTGATGGAGGGCCAGACGCCCGGCACGACCTCATCGACCGGCGAGATTCCCTACAAGCCCATCTCCCTGAGGGACGCCCTGGAAGAGCCCGAGCGGCGAATCATCGAAGCGGCCCTGAAGGCGAACAACTGGAACCGCCAGGAAACGGCAGAAGTCCTGCAGATCAATCGCACGACGCTTTATAAGAAGATGAAACACTTCGGGCTGGAATACGACCCGGACAAGCACGCCGGAGGTTCGGCATAGGCGTTCGCGTCCGATTCTAACAGCCGTTGATCGCCACCCGTCGCGAGTGTGCTGTTTGAGTGTACCGCCTGGAATTGCCGGGCAATGTAAACGACTGCCGAAAGTCCTCGTTGTGTCCAAATCCACGGGCGACTCGAATTCTTGACAACACGTTCGAATTCAATGACGTACTGCTCCCATCCCGTTGATACGCTGAAAGCGTTCAAGCCCTCTAGCCCGAATATTTCATCAGGTCGGCGTTGAATAGGAATAGAAAAAGCCTCGAAGCCTTGTAGACTGGGGTTTCGTAAGAACATTCCGGTCCATAGGCAGGGAGGCTTTTTCGTGACAGACTGTAACAGCAAACCGATGTTCTTTTCCAGTCTCGGCCGCAAGAAAATCGTGGCCGATTTCACAGGCGGAACGCTCACCTCAGACGCCGGGGGTCTGCTGCTTCGGGAGGTCGAGCGGCGTCTGGGCCTGGTCGATCAACTGGCCGGGGTCATCAACGACCCGCGTGATCCGGCCTGAATTCAACATGACCAGCGGGTCATGCTGGCCCTGCCGCATCTTTGCCATTGCGATGGGCTACGAAGATCTCAACGACCATCAAGCCCTGCGGAGCGATCCCGTGCTGGCGGTCCTGACCGGGCGGCCGCCGAGCGCGGATGAGCCGCTGGCCAGCAGTCCGACCTTGTGCCGGCTGGAGAACCGCGTCACGCGCGGCGACCTGGCACGAATGTCGCGTGTGCTGGTGGAGCAGTTCATCGCGTCCTATGAATCGCCGCCGGAGGAATTGATCCTCGACTTCGACGCGACCGACGATCCGATCCACGGCAACCAGGAAGGCCGCTTCTTCCACGGCTATTACGACCACCACTGCTTCCTACCGCTGTATGTGTTCTGCGGCTCGCGGCTGCTGGTCTCCTACCTGCGGCCCAGCAACATCGACGGGGCCCATCACGCCTGGCCCATCCTGAAGCTGCTGGTGCAGCGGCTTGCGACAGGCGTGGCCCGGGGTGCGGATCATCGTCCGCGGGGATTCGGCTTCTGCCGCCGGCGAATGATGAAATGGTGCGACCGGCACGGCGTCAAGTACGTGCTGGGCCTGGCCCGCAACACCGTCCTGAGAAAGCGGCCGAGTCCTTCATGCAGGCGGCCGAGGCCCAGTTCGCCACCACGCAGCAGAAGGTGCGGAACTTCCACGAGATCGAGTACGCGGCGCAGACCTGGGATCGCCGCGCGCGCGTGATCGTCAAGGCCGAGCGGCTGGTTCAGGGGCCCAACGTTCGATTCGTGGTGACCAACCTGACCGACCGCACGCCGAACGATATCTACGACGGTCTGTACACGGCCCGCGGCGACATGGAGAACCGCATCAAGGAGCAGCAGCTCGGGCTCTTCGCCGATCGCACCAGTTGCCACGCCTTCCTGGCCAATCAGTTCCGGCTGCTGTTGTCCTCGGCGGCCTACGTCCTGGTGGAAACGCTGCGCCGCACGGCCCTGGCCGGCACCGAACTGGCCGAGGCCCAGGTGAACACCATTCGCCTGAAACTCCTCAAGGTCGCCGCGCGGGTGGTCGTCTCCGTGCGCCGCGTCGTACTGCGACTGTCGAGCAGCTGCCCCCTGCAGGACCTGTGGCGATCCCTGGTTCCACGACTCCGCCTGATCCCGCCCGCCCCATCATGACCCGAAAAACAACCTGATCACCGCTTGGGGGTAAGGGGGCCCTGCGCGCTCCAACCTCCACCTTCGTCCCTCCGCTCACGCACAAAGCCGAAAAACTCCGTCCATCACCATTCGAAGATCACTGATGAAATATGCGGGCTAGCCCAGGGTTGCCGCGACGCGGCTACCCTGGGAAAATGTCCGCCAGACCCATTCAACCCCACCGGGGTTGTGGCATTGAGGAGCCGTCATGCCGCAGTCGCTCTCAGCCGTGCATGTTCATCTGATTTTCTCCACGAAAGGCCGACGCCCTTTACTACACGATGTCGCCCTTCGCGAAGCCCTACACGCGTATTTGGGCGGCATCAGCAGGGAACTCGATTGTCCTCCCGTGCGTATCGGTGGTGTTGCCGATCATGTCCATATCCTTGCCCGATTGGGGCGGACTATCTCTCAGGCCGATTGGGTTAAGGAAATAAAACGAGTGTCAACCTTGTGGCTCAAGGGCCACACAGGAAACCTCGCAGATTTCCAGTGGCAGGCAGGCTATGCATGCTTTTCAGTAAGCCAATCGAATATATCGCGAGTAGCTGA
This genomic stretch from Planctomycetia bacterium harbors:
- a CDS encoding RluA family pseudouridine synthase; its protein translation is MMSAANKPPLSDDESPEEGDLAEVFGLEDAGEAAPSGRAPVAVDDADEPLVQLECSDADEAARRAVIHIRRKLPGRRLDKYLMARFPRVSRTTLQKLIKQGDITLNGKPTKKSYEVEDGDVIEIAFPPPPVYDVVPEEIPLDIVYEDDYLLAINKQAGIIVHPATRTQSGTIANGLAFYCQALAKTDDPFRPGIVHRLDKNTTGIMIVAKTDEAHWRLSLQFEERKTEKVYLAFVHGAPEFDEDIIDVPIGQHPTVHDRYVATGFAERLGAKFAKKLAKNAVTRYRVLNRIRGYSVVELYPKTGRTHQLRIHMSHIGHPIVGDPFYGGRHVSRHQVSGRPEDGVEPYFRRQLLHASRLTVTHPIHQKPLTLHAPLAADMQEFLRLLGLPDEEIAAF
- a CDS encoding efflux RND transporter periplasmic adaptor subunit, which produces MSRKLIIGGGVVVLICLGFYALSRASISNAWLDGEKDQAKLGNLIIPVTATGTVQANRFVTIKSKASGQVSKIHVVEGQMVEAGQVLVELDPVDEKRRLESSQADLDRAQSVFEKTKIALENQQLDLPLQTAQAESRLLDAASRFEDAEFKWNKMRQYLESDVAGDVEGVTTKATYLAAKAAKQLAEADLERARNNERIVLHSAEQDVIQAEASATSAQKLVDEAKLRLDETTVRARNDGMVYNIVVQQGEMIQSGTSGFTGGTPIMTLADVSSVYVMAQVDEADIGAIRKIAPDYARPGTSTMLSDEEYSRRAGERLKEMEGKGVEVTVEAYRAETYQGVIERILPEPQRVNNALAFNVRVRLVGEDLKKLIGLQADLSFTTEKLQDVVLVKNDALFSEGRDCFVYIPIKKSSGRWGEEKRPVKIGVTDGTYTEIVSGLKPDDEIWVKRPKETDREKRESST
- the ald gene encoding alanine dehydrogenase, whose translation is MIVGCVKEIKSDEYRVGIVPGGAADLVRAGHKVLIEKDAGHGSGFTDSEYEAVGATVVDTAQEVFAKSELIVKVKEPQPSECAMLREEQVCFTYFHFAADRKLTEGVLKSGCVAIAYETVRDRERRLPLLTPMSEVAGKMSVQEGAKYLERPMMGRGILLGGIPGVQPATVLILGAGIVGMNAAKVAAGLGAHVILMDVNLERLRYLSDVMAANVQLVFSSDAMIREHLILADLVIGAVLIPGALCPTLITRSYLSTMKQGAVIVDVGVDQGGCCETIRPTTHADPTYIVDGVVHYGVANMPGAVGRTSTFGLTNATMPYVLRLANMGYKKATAADAGLAEGVDVYRGQVTNEAVARVFNMEFRPYKP
- a CDS encoding sigma-54-dependent Fis family transcriptional regulator, with product MSVKQTVHQPADAASRRGAPSVEKGRILIVDDDRIVVDSLSEFLRLEGYDVTGAPGVAQAIEAIEQEPFNLVITDVNMPQSDGFELLRTLHDRWPDIVTIVVTGYGTIESAVEAIKMGAYDYLTKPLSDDEIRLVVQRAVAQQSLLKENRSLRQQLDLRYSLDSVVGHDYKMLKIFDLVQTVADSKSTVLISGESGTGKSLVARAIHQRSDRRNKPFIEVSCGAIPEGLLESELFGHVKGSFTGAVANKEGKFKAAEGGTIFLDEINSASPAFQVKLLRVLQERRYEPVGSNATVNADVRVILASNVDLKREVEAGRFRQDLYYRVNVVTLAMPPLVERLGDIPLLAETFLKKYCDENKKQIVGLTAEAINLLQRYHWPGNVRELENAIERAVVLCKSRHIAPEDLPASVMEGQTPGTTSSTGEIPYKPISLRDALEEPERRIIEAALKANNWNRQETAEVLQINRTTLYKKMKHFGLEYDPDKHAGGSA
- a CDS encoding transposase produces the protein MPQSLSAVHVHLIFSTKGRRPLLHDVALREALHAYLGGISRELDCPPVRIGGVADHVHILARLGRTISQADWVKEIKRVSTLWLKGHTGNLADFQWQAGYACFSVSQSNISRVADYIAQQEEHHRHTTYQNELLAFFEKHQIEFDKRYVWD